From Cricetulus griseus strain 17A/GY chromosome 1 unlocalized genomic scaffold, alternate assembly CriGri-PICRH-1.0 chr1_0, whole genome shotgun sequence, a single genomic window includes:
- the Hmgb2 gene encoding high mobility group protein B2 isoform X2, protein MGKGDPNKPRGKMSSYAFFVQTCREEHKKKHPDSSVNFAEFSKKCSERWKTMSAKEKSKFEDLAKSDKARYDREMKNYVPPKGDKKGKKKDPNAPKRPPSAFFLFCSEHRPKIKSEHPGLSIGDTAKKLGEMWSEQSAKDKQPYEQKAAKLKEKYEKDIAAYRAKGKSEAGKKGPGRPTGSKKKNEPEDEEEEEEEEEDEDDEEEDEDEE, encoded by the exons atggGCAAGGGAGACCCCAACAAGCCGCGGGGCAAGATGTCCTCGTACGCCTTCTTCGTGCAGACATGCCGCGAGGAGCACAAGAAGAAGCACCCGGACTCGTCGGTCAACTTCGCCGAGTTCTCCAAGAAGTGCTCTGAAAGATGGAAG ACCATGTCTGCAAAGGAAAAGTCGAAATTTGAAGATTTGGCCAAGAGCGACAAAGCTCGTTATGACAGGGAGATGAAGAATTATGTTCCTCCCAAAGGTGataagaaaggcaagaaaaaggATCCTAATGCTCCAAAAAGACCACC GTCTGCCTTCTTCCTGTTTTGCTCTGAACATCGCCCAAAGATCAAAAGTGAACACCCAGGCCTGTCTATTGGAGATACTGCAAAAAAATTGGGTGAGATGTGGTCTGAACAGTCTGCCAAAGATAAACAACCCTATGAGCAGAAAGCAGCCAAACTAAAGGAGAAGTATGAAAAG GATATTGCTGCATACCGTGCCAAGGGCAAAAGTGAAGCAGGAAAGAAGGGTCCTGGAAGGCCAACAGGGTCAAAGAAGAAGAATGAaccagaagatgaggaagaggaggaggaggaggaggaagatgaagatgatgaggAAGAAGACGAGGATGAAGAATAA